In Juglans regia cultivar Chandler chromosome 13, Walnut 2.0, whole genome shotgun sequence, the following proteins share a genomic window:
- the LOC108996347 gene encoding pentatricopeptide repeat-containing protein At5g02860, with product MAEKLALPLVLANPPPSRPIFPNIHQSQHHPPKPSAESVTPFLQDLLINHQNPNSQPLSPQSPIPRTRRKRIGKSRDPNRGKPWSHHRLSLKGQQILQSLIDPQFDSAKLGEVLLQLFEPSPEEEVSSSSELLSLDVLGILKGLGFSKKCDLALSVFEWVRNRKDCELILNGSIIAVVISILGKDGRVSSAASLLHDLHKAGIDIDVYAYTSLITACASNGRYREAVKVFKKMGEEGCEPTLITYNVILNVYGKMGMPWNKILDLVASMKSAGVYPDLYTYNTLISCCRRGSLYEEAAGIFEEMKSAGFTPDKVTYNALLDVYGKSRWPKEAMEVLREMEISGFSPSVVTYNSLISAYARDGLLDEAMDLKTQMMEKGIKPDVFTYTTLLSGFEKAGKDESAMRVFEEMRSAGCKPNICTFNALIKMHGNRGKFAEMMEVFEEIKICQYAPDIVTWNTLLAVFGQNGMDSEVSGVFKEMKRAGFVPERDTFNTLISAYSRCGSFDQAMAVYKRMLEAGVTPDLSTYNAVLAALARGGLWEQSEKILAEMKGGRCKPNELTYCSLLHAYANGKATERMSGLAEEIYSGSIEPRAVLLKTLVLVNSKSDLLMETECAFLELRRRGFSPDLCTLNSMVSIYGRRQMVTKTNEILNFMNESGFTPSLTTYNCLMYMYSRSENFQKAEEIFRQLLGKGIKPDRISYNTVIYAYCRNGQMREASRIFSEMRDSGLAPDVVTYNTFVASYAADSMFVEAIDVVQYMIKHGCKPNHNTYNSIVDWYCKHNRHDEASMFINSLHKLDPHSSKEEQCRLSERITKKWS from the coding sequence atggcaGAGAAATTAGCTCTACCACTCGTACTcgcaaatccaccaccctcaagaCCCATATTCCCCAACATCCACCAAAGTCAGCACCACCCTCCTAAACCCTCAGCCGAATCCGTAACCCCTTTTCTGCAGGACCTCCTCATCAACCACCAGAACCCCAACTCCCAACCCCTCTCGCCCCAGTCCCCAATCCCCAGAACCCGCCGCAAGCGCATCGGCAAGTCTCGGGACCCCAACCGCGGCAAGCCCTGGTCCCACCACCGGCTCTCCCTCAAAGGTCAGCAAATTCTCCAATCTCTTATTGACCCACAGTTTGATTCCGCTAAACTGGGTGAAGTCTTGCTTCAATTGTTTGAACCGTCCCCCGAAGAAGAAGTAAGTTCTAGCTCTGAATTGTTGTCTTTGGATGTATTGGGTATACTTAAGGGTTTAGGATTTAGCAAGAAATGTGACTTGGCACTGAGTGTGTTCGAGTGGGTTCGGAATCGCAAAGATTGCGAATTGATTTTGAATGGCTCTATTATTGCTGTTGTAATTAGTATTCTTGGCAAGGATGGTCGAGTTTCGTCCGCAGCGTCGTTGCTTCATGATTTACATAAAGCTGGGATTGATATTGATGTTTATGCTTATACTTCTTTGATTACTGCTTGTGCTAGTAATGGGAGGTATAGAGAGGCTGTAAAGGTTTTTAAGAAGATGGGAGAAGAGGGATGCGAACCTACTTTGATAACTTATAATGTGATTCTGAATGTGTATGGGAAAATGGGTATGCCTTGGAATAAGATTTTGGATCTTGTTGCCAGCATGAAGAGTGCCGGAGTTTACCCTGATTTGTACACCTACAATACGCTTATAAGTTGTTGTCGGCGTGGCTCTTTGTATGAAGAGGCAGCTGGGATTTTTGAGGAGATGAAGTCTGCAGGGTTTACACCAGATAAGGTTACTTATAACGCGTTATTGGATGTTTATGGGAAGTCTAGGTGGCCAAAGGAAGCCATGGAGGTGTTGAGAGAGATGGAAATCAGTGGGTTTTCTCCTAGCGTAGTGACTTACAATTCATTGATATCAGCTTATGCTAGAGATGGTTTGCTGGATGAAGCAATGGATCTCAAAACCCAAATGATGGAAAAAGGGATTAAACCTGACGTATTTACCTACACCACCCTTTTATCGGGGTTTGAGAAAGCTGGCAAGGATGAGTCTGCAATGAGGGTTTTTGAGGAAATGAGGAGTGCTGGGTGCAAACCAAATATCTGCACCTTTAATGCACTCATTAAGATGCATGGTAACCGTGGAAAGTTTGCAGAAATGATGGAGGTGTTTGAAGAGATCAAGATATGTCAGTATGCCCCTGATATTGTTACTTGGAACACACTTCTAGCAGTGTTTGGGCAGAATGGAATGGACTCAGAGGTATCAGGAGTGTTTAAGGAAATGAAGAGGGCAGGGTTTGTGCCTGAAAGGGACACCTTCAACACATTAATCAGTGCATACAGCAGGTGTGGTTCTTTTGACCAAGCCATGGCCGTTTATAAGAGGATGCTGGAAGCTGGGGTTACTCCAGACCTTTCCACCTATAATGCTGTTTTGGCAGCATTGGCCCGGGGTGGGCTCTGGGAACAATCTGAGAAAATACTTGCTGAAATGAAGGGTGGTCGGTGTAAACCCAATGAGCTGACATACTGTTCTTTGCTTCATGCTTATGCTAATGGCAAGGCGACGGAGCGCATGAGTGGTCTGGCAGAAGAGATATATTCTGGTTCAATTGAACCGCGCGCTGTGCTTTTGAAGACCCTTGTTTTAGTTAATAGTAAAAGTGACCTTCTAATGGAGACGGAGTGTGCTTTCTTGGAGTTGAGGAGAAGAGGGTTTTCACCTGACCTATGCACTCTTAATTCCATGGTTTCTATATATGGCAGAAGGCAAATGGTTACCAAAACAAAtgagattttgaatttcatgAATGAGAGTGGGTTTACTCCTAGCTTGACAACTTACAATTGCTTGATGTATATGTACAGCCGCTCTGAAAACTTTCAGAAAGCGGAAGAAATTTTTAGGCAACTTTTGGGAAAAGGAATAAAGCCTGATAGAATTTCTTACAATACCGTTATATATGCCTATTGTAGAAACGGTCAGATGAGAGAGGCTTCACGGATATTCTCAGAAATGAGGGATTCAGGACTTGCTCCTGATGTGGTCACTTATAATACCTTTGTTGCAAGCTATGCCGCTGATTCAATGTTTGTGGAGGCCATTGATGTGGTTCAGTACATGATCAAGCATGGATGTAAACCAAACCATAACACATACAACTCTATTGTAGATTGGTATTGCAAGCACAATCGCCATGATGAGGCCAGCATGTTTATTAACAGCCTTCATAAGCTTGATCCACATTCTTCCAAGGAAGAACAATGCAGGTTATCAGAACGTATAACAAAGAAGTGGTCATAG